The proteins below are encoded in one region of Flavobacterium sp. IMCC34852:
- a CDS encoding response regulator transcription factor has translation MKKKDIKILLVDDEQDILEIVGYNLSQEGYQIVTATNGKEAITKAKKELPQLIIMDVMMPEMDGMEACENIRKLPELSNVIITFLTARSEDYSQVAGFDAGADDYITKPIKPKLLVSKVKALLRRLKNEEQNTETLNVGGIEINREEYKIIKEGKEIVLPRKEFELFYLLASKPGKVFKREEILDKVWGNEVIVGGRTIDVHIRKLREKIGEDLFKTIKGVGYKLEV, from the coding sequence ATGAAAAAAAAAGACATTAAGATTTTATTAGTAGATGATGAGCAGGATATCCTGGAAATTGTAGGCTACAATCTTTCCCAAGAAGGATATCAAATCGTAACCGCTACCAATGGAAAAGAAGCCATTACGAAAGCTAAAAAAGAATTGCCGCAACTCATCATTATGGATGTGATGATGCCCGAAATGGACGGTATGGAAGCTTGTGAAAATATTAGAAAATTACCCGAATTGAGTAATGTAATCATCACCTTTTTAACTGCCCGAAGCGAAGATTATTCTCAAGTGGCCGGTTTTGATGCCGGTGCCGATGATTATATCACCAAACCTATCAAACCCAAATTATTGGTCAGCAAAGTAAAAGCTTTGTTGCGTCGTTTGAAAAACGAAGAACAAAATACGGAAACACTTAACGTTGGCGGCATAGAAATCAACCGCGAAGAATACAAAATCATCAAAGAAGGCAAAGAAATTGTTCTGCCAAGAAAAGAATTTGAATTGTTCTATTTATTGGCGTCTAAACCCGGAAAAGTATTCAAGCGCGAAGAAATTCTGGATAAAGTTTGGGGCAATGAAGTCATCGTAGGCGGAAGAACCATCGATGTTCACATTAGAAAACTTCGCGAAAAAATAGGCGAAGATTTGTTCAAAACCATCAAAGGAGTTGGCTATAAATTAGAAGTATAA
- a CDS encoding sensor histidine kinase, translated as MAVNFKKTYAFALISTLYITAFSTGFLAILLWFFHEFSWLIIIVFAVSIATFSFFVIQYRVEHFIYRRVKKIYDDVSLLESTSFRSQPITTDMATLTKQVKKFATDKKMEIETLKVREEYRREFLGNVSHELKTPLFTVQGYLSTLLDGAMNDKNVRKKYLERAEKGVERLIYIVEDLDMISKLEMGDLNLELSKFNIVELIQNVFDLLEMKADKKNIILMFDRKYSKPIKVFADREKIQQVVTNLVMNSIKYGKENGTTEVTIEDLVNDKIIVRFRDNGEGIEKQFIPRLFERFFRVDKSGARSEGGSGLGLSIVKHIIEAHGEKIYVESEFGKGSEFSFTLEKYK; from the coding sequence ATGGCTGTAAATTTCAAGAAAACCTATGCGTTTGCCTTAATTTCAACGCTTTATATCACTGCTTTTTCAACCGGTTTTCTTGCGATTTTATTGTGGTTTTTTCACGAGTTTTCTTGGCTGATTATTATAGTATTTGCTGTTTCGATAGCAACTTTCTCTTTTTTTGTTATCCAATACCGTGTAGAGCATTTTATATACCGAAGGGTAAAAAAAATATACGACGATGTTTCCCTTCTAGAGTCCACTTCTTTTAGAAGCCAACCCATTACAACCGATATGGCTACTTTAACCAAACAGGTAAAAAAGTTTGCCACCGATAAGAAAATGGAAATCGAAACACTCAAAGTCCGGGAAGAATACCGAAGAGAGTTCTTGGGCAATGTTTCGCACGAATTGAAAACCCCTTTGTTTACCGTTCAAGGTTATCTTTCTACTTTGTTAGATGGCGCTATGAATGATAAAAACGTTCGCAAAAAATACTTGGAACGTGCCGAAAAAGGTGTAGAAAGATTAATCTACATTGTAGAAGATTTAGACATGATTTCCAAACTCGAAATGGGAGATTTGAATCTCGAGTTGTCTAAGTTTAACATTGTCGAATTAATTCAAAATGTCTTCGATTTATTGGAAATGAAAGCCGATAAAAAGAACATCATCTTAATGTTTGACCGAAAGTACAGCAAACCGATTAAGGTTTTCGCCGACCGAGAAAAAATCCAACAAGTAGTGACCAATTTGGTCATGAATTCTATCAAATACGGTAAAGAAAACGGCACAACTGAAGTGACGATTGAAGATTTAGTCAATGACAAAATTATAGTCCGTTTCAGAGACAATGGCGAAGGTATCGAAAAGCAGTTCATTCCGCGATTGTTTGAACGTTTTTTCAGGGTTGATAAAAGCGGCGCCAGAAGCGAAGGCGGTTCGGGATTAGGCTTGTCAATCGTCAAACACATCATTGAAGCGCATGGCGAAAAAATCTATGTAGAAAGCGAATTTGGCAAAGGTTCCGAATTCTCATTCACCCTCGAAAAGTATAAATAA
- a CDS encoding UDP-2,3-diacylglucosamine diphosphatase, whose product MKKRKVEVVVISDVHLGTYGCHARELLNYLSSVKPKTLILNGDIIDIWQFRKSYFPASHLKVIKKIISLSSKGTKVYYLTGNHDEFLRKFTDLHLGNLSLLNKLVLDLDGKKAWIFHGDVFDASINHAKWLAKLGGWGYDLLIVINRFLNWVLAKMNKEPYSLSKKIKDNVKSAIKFITNFENVCTELAIENHYDYVICGHIHEPKISVVETEKGTTTYLNSGDWVENLTALEYNNKKWKLYKHNLNDSFLEDEPHFEYEDKLAEQFISALNK is encoded by the coding sequence TTGAAAAAAAGAAAAGTAGAAGTTGTGGTTATATCCGATGTTCATTTGGGAACATATGGTTGTCACGCCAGAGAATTATTGAATTATTTGTCTTCCGTTAAACCGAAAACTTTAATTCTGAACGGAGACATCATCGACATTTGGCAATTCAGAAAATCTTACTTTCCGGCTTCGCATTTGAAAGTGATTAAGAAAATTATTTCCCTGAGTTCCAAAGGTACAAAAGTGTATTACTTAACCGGAAACCATGATGAATTCCTGAGAAAGTTCACCGATTTGCATTTGGGCAATTTGAGTTTACTCAACAAATTGGTCTTAGATTTAGATGGCAAAAAGGCCTGGATTTTTCACGGTGATGTATTTGATGCTTCGATAAATCATGCTAAATGGTTAGCTAAATTAGGCGGTTGGGGTTATGATTTGCTGATTGTAATCAATCGCTTTTTGAATTGGGTTTTGGCCAAAATGAACAAAGAACCTTACTCCTTATCTAAAAAGATCAAGGACAACGTAAAATCGGCCATAAAATTTATCACTAATTTTGAAAATGTTTGTACCGAATTGGCCATAGAAAACCATTACGATTACGTAATTTGCGGACACATTCACGAGCCGAAAATTAGTGTAGTGGAAACCGAAAAAGGAACGACAACCTATTTAAATTCGGGGGATTGGGTTGAAAATTTAACCGCTTTGGAATACAACAATAAAAAGTGGAAATTGTACAAGCACAATCTGAATGATTCGTTTTTGGAAGACGAACCACATTTTGAATATGAAGACAAATTGGCTGAGCAATTCATCAGCGCTTTGAACAAATAA
- a CDS encoding lysine transporter LysE, which translates to MSYILPLVLGFSIAFLAVILPGLINMTAAKISLQESKNEAISFAAGAATIVFFQTFIAVMFARFISNHDEIVATLQEIGIFIFTGLSVYFFWIAKKPKKLKADRIVKGKSNRFFFGMLLSMLNLLPIPFYVFASMGLAAAGYFSFDKIPVYSFVIGVVLGSFSVFYLYIVAFKKIEKKTEFLMQNINIVIGSVTTFMAVVTLIKLLYG; encoded by the coding sequence ATGTCTTACATTTTGCCTCTTGTCTTAGGGTTCAGCATTGCGTTTTTGGCGGTTATTCTTCCGGGTTTAATCAATATGACGGCTGCTAAAATCAGTTTGCAAGAGAGTAAAAATGAAGCGATAAGCTTTGCTGCCGGCGCGGCTACGATTGTTTTTTTTCAAACTTTCATCGCCGTAATGTTTGCCCGATTCATCAGTAATCATGACGAAATTGTGGCGACTTTACAAGAAATAGGCATTTTTATTTTTACCGGATTAAGCGTCTATTTTTTCTGGATTGCCAAAAAACCCAAAAAACTGAAAGCCGACCGAATCGTCAAAGGAAAATCGAACCGTTTCTTTTTTGGCATGTTGTTGTCAATGCTCAATTTGTTACCCATTCCGTTCTATGTGTTTGCGAGTATGGGTTTGGCTGCCGCCGGTTATTTCAGCTTTGATAAAATTCCGGTTTATTCTTTTGTAATAGGAGTGGTTTTAGGTTCTTTCAGTGTTTTTTACCTTTATATTGTTGCCTTCAAAAAAATTGAAAAAAAGACCGAATTCCTAATGCAAAACATCAATATTGTCATAGGTTCGGTGACGACATTTATGGCAGTGGTTACTTTGATTAAATTACTTTACGGCTAA
- the trmB gene encoding tRNA (guanosine(46)-N7)-methyltransferase TrmB → MGSKNKLKRFKENETFQNVFQPTREEVVGGEFPLKGKWNSDFFKNNNPIIIELGCGKGEYSVGLAERYPDKNFIGIDIKGARFWRGAKTAVEEGMHNVAFVRTQIELIEGVFDAQEVSEIWITFPDPQIKYKRTKHRMTNSEFLKLYKKILKPDGVVNLKTDSEFMHGYTLGLLHGEGHEVLYANHHVYKNEGAPEEVIGIQTFYEKQYLEINKAITYIRFKIK, encoded by the coding sequence GTGGGCAGTAAGAATAAATTAAAACGATTTAAGGAAAACGAAACTTTTCAAAATGTTTTCCAACCAACACGAGAAGAAGTAGTAGGCGGTGAATTTCCGTTGAAAGGCAAATGGAATAGCGATTTTTTCAAAAACAATAATCCCATCATCATCGAATTAGGTTGTGGTAAAGGCGAATATTCCGTAGGCTTAGCCGAAAGATATCCGGATAAAAACTTTATTGGAATTGATATTAAAGGGGCAAGATTTTGGCGTGGTGCAAAAACCGCGGTAGAGGAAGGCATGCACAATGTGGCTTTTGTTCGTACCCAAATCGAATTAATCGAAGGTGTTTTTGACGCACAAGAAGTATCCGAAATTTGGATTACTTTCCCCGATCCGCAAATCAAATACAAAAGAACCAAACACCGAATGACCAATAGCGAGTTTTTGAAATTGTACAAAAAAATTTTAAAACCGGATGGTGTGGTGAACTTGAAAACCGACAGCGAATTTATGCACGGTTATACTTTAGGCTTATTACATGGCGAAGGACACGAAGTTTTGTATGCCAACCATCATGTTTACAAAAATGAAGGAGCGCCCGAGGAAGTAATTGGCATCCAAACGTTTTATGAAAAACAATATTTGGAAATCAACAAAGCAATTACGTATATTCGTTTCAAAATCAAATAG
- a CDS encoding LuxE/PaaK family acyltransferase: MINPHDIFTISSQKQFEKMALKVFRYQHENNLVYREFCDFLNTDVQKVKSLQQIPFLPIQFFKSHNVVSNTDVIQETFTSSGTTGVVTSKHLVTDVSLYEQSYRLAFSEFYGNIEDYAVLALLPSYLERSGSSLIYMVKDLIELSNNEHSGFYLNNYDELISKLIELDNSGQNVILIGVTYALLDLIEKQNFQLKNTIIMETGGMKGKRKEIIREELHEILCKGFGVSNIHSEYGMTELLSQAYSLGNGIFECPSWMQILIRDTEDALTYIDSGKTGGVNVIDLANINSCSFIATQDLGKKQPNNAVEILGRFDNSDIRGCNLMVL; the protein is encoded by the coding sequence TTGATCAATCCACACGACATATTCACCATTTCTTCCCAAAAGCAATTTGAAAAAATGGCGCTAAAGGTTTTTCGTTACCAACACGAAAACAACTTGGTCTATCGTGAGTTTTGTGATTTCTTGAATACTGATGTCCAAAAAGTAAAATCATTACAACAAATTCCTTTTCTTCCGATTCAGTTTTTTAAAAGCCATAACGTGGTTTCTAATACTGATGTGATTCAGGAAACTTTCACCAGCAGCGGAACGACCGGAGTGGTCACCAGCAAGCATTTAGTAACCGATGTTTCGCTATACGAGCAAAGTTATCGCTTAGCGTTCTCCGAATTCTACGGAAACATCGAAGACTACGCGGTTTTGGCCTTGCTTCCATCCTATTTAGAACGCAGCGGTTCGTCTTTGATTTATATGGTCAAGGATTTAATCGAATTGTCCAACAACGAGCATAGCGGTTTTTATCTCAACAATTATGACGAATTAATTTCGAAACTGATTGAATTGGATAATTCAGGGCAAAATGTAATCCTAATTGGCGTCACTTATGCTTTATTGGATTTAATCGAAAAGCAAAATTTTCAGCTCAAAAACACCATCATCATGGAAACCGGCGGCATGAAAGGCAAACGCAAAGAAATCATCCGAGAAGAATTGCACGAAATATTGTGTAAAGGTTTTGGAGTTTCCAACATCCATTCTGAATATGGTATGACCGAATTATTATCGCAAGCGTATTCTTTAGGCAACGGTATTTTCGAATGCCCAAGCTGGATGCAAATTTTAATCCGCGATACCGAAGACGCTTTAACTTACATAGATTCAGGTAAAACCGGTGGTGTGAATGTGATTGACTTGGCCAATATCAATTCGTGCTCCTTTATCGCTACGCAAGATTTGGGCAAAAAACAGCCCAATAATGCTGTAGAAATATTGGGCCGCTTTGATAATTCTGATATTCGAGGTTGTAATCTGATGGTGCTATAA
- a CDS encoding T9SS type A sorting domain-containing protein, whose translation MKKIYSLLFLVMTSLSFGQASDLYFSKYGEGSSNNKFLEIYNGTSAPVDLADYTVELYANGATTATNTQTFTAGTIIAAGDVYVLRNGSAANATIIAAADATSSTCNFNGDDAIVLKKLGNILDVIGQVGVDPGTSWPVGSTAAGTLDHTLIRKLTVCSPNATNLASFGTDDATSEWTVYGIDAELGQLGAHVGCSTSPSLLISAPANNTVFSPETTSVNISVAVNNFAVANGTGDGHIHYTINGGAEIMKYDTTPIALPTTPGTTYVVYMELVDNAHNPITPAVNATTTFTVAAYNVVANLAALRADVIANGAGRYYQVTSNPVITYARTTRNQKYIQDDTAAVLIDDNTTVITTTMVAGDAISGLKGQTSLFSGVLQLLPIVNATVASSGNVVTPQTVTVADLLANVEAYESELVQLSNASFTTADGTLAFTTSTNFNLNDGSGDVAFRTLFAEANYIGQVVPSGPNNMAVLVAEFNTAVQVVARSLSDLTLASESFEITGLKVYPNPVTNGTLFIETAANAEKTVTVFDVLGKQVLSTTTSENTINVSNLNAGVYVVRITEEGKTASRKLVIE comes from the coding sequence ATGAAAAAAATCTACTCTTTATTATTTCTTGTTATGACTTCTTTGTCCTTCGGACAAGCTTCTGACCTTTATTTCAGCAAGTATGGAGAAGGTTCAAGTAACAACAAATTCCTTGAAATTTACAATGGAACTAGCGCTCCTGTTGATTTGGCAGATTACACTGTTGAATTGTATGCCAATGGTGCTACAACTGCAACGAACACTCAAACATTTACAGCTGGAACTATTATAGCTGCTGGTGATGTTTATGTTTTAAGAAACGGGTCTGCTGCTAATGCAACTATTATTGCTGCAGCTGATGCCACATCTTCAACATGTAACTTTAATGGTGATGATGCCATTGTTCTGAAAAAACTTGGAAATATACTTGACGTTATCGGTCAGGTTGGAGTAGATCCGGGAACTTCTTGGCCAGTTGGTTCGACAGCAGCCGGAACTCTTGATCACACTTTAATCAGAAAACTAACTGTTTGTTCGCCAAACGCAACTAACTTAGCTTCTTTCGGAACTGACGACGCTACTTCAGAATGGACTGTTTACGGAATTGACGCTGAACTTGGCCAATTAGGAGCTCATGTGGGTTGTTCTACTAGCCCAAGCTTACTAATTTCTGCTCCTGCTAACAATACTGTATTTTCTCCTGAAACTACAAGTGTTAACATTAGCGTTGCTGTAAATAATTTTGCTGTGGCAAACGGAACAGGTGACGGTCACATACATTATACAATTAACGGCGGTGCAGAAATCATGAAATATGATACAACACCAATTGCATTACCAACTACTCCCGGAACTACCTATGTAGTATATATGGAATTAGTTGACAATGCTCACAATCCAATTACTCCTGCCGTAAATGCTACAACTACGTTTACGGTTGCTGCGTACAATGTAGTTGCCAATTTGGCCGCTTTAAGAGCTGATGTTATTGCAAATGGCGCCGGAAGATACTACCAAGTAACCAGTAATCCTGTAATTACTTATGCCAGAACAACCAGAAATCAAAAATACATTCAAGACGATACTGCTGCTGTTTTGATAGACGATAACACAACTGTTATTACAACAACAATGGTTGCCGGTGATGCTATCTCAGGATTAAAAGGACAAACTTCTTTGTTTAGCGGTGTATTACAATTATTACCTATTGTAAACGCAACTGTTGCTTCATCAGGGAACGTTGTAACACCACAGACCGTAACGGTTGCTGACCTTCTCGCTAATGTAGAAGCTTACGAAAGCGAGTTAGTTCAATTGAGCAATGCTTCTTTCACTACCGCTGATGGTACTTTAGCTTTTACTACCAGCACCAACTTTAACTTAAACGATGGTAGTGGTGATGTTGCTTTCAGAACTCTTTTTGCTGAAGCCAATTACATCGGTCAAGTTGTTCCTTCAGGGCCAAATAATATGGCTGTTTTAGTAGCAGAATTCAACACTGCTGTACAAGTGGTAGCTCGTTCTTTATCTGACTTAACTTTAGCTTCTGAAAGCTTTGAAATTACAGGTTTAAAAGTATACCCTAACCCGGTAACTAACGGAACTTTATTCATCGAAACGGCTGCTAATGCTGAGAAAACAGTAACTGTTTTTGACGTATTAGGAAAACAAGTTTTAAGCACTACAACTTCTGAAAATACTATCAATGTAAGCAACCTTAATGCCGGTGTTTATGTTGTTAGAATTACCGAAGAAGGTAAAACTGCTTCAAGAAAATTAGTAATTGAATAA
- a CDS encoding T9SS type A sorting domain-containing protein: MARNYFLTTLSFFLFSLVSMAQDGKQQGETLGFYPNPVSNGKIYITSKTSLDKEILIFDVLGKKVLQTTISSKELNITSIPPGVYIIKITEGETTTTRKLIVR; encoded by the coding sequence ATGGCTAGAAACTACTTTTTAACAACTTTATCTTTCTTTTTGTTCTCACTTGTGTCCATGGCACAAGACGGAAAACAACAAGGGGAAACGCTTGGTTTTTATCCAAATCCTGTTAGTAACGGCAAGATTTACATTACCTCTAAAACGTCTCTTGATAAAGAGATACTTATCTTTGATGTCTTAGGGAAAAAAGTATTGCAAACCACTATCTCTTCTAAGGAATTAAACATTACTTCTATACCTCCGGGTGTCTATATCATCAAAATTACCGAAGGCGAAACTACTACAACTAGAAAACTAATTGTCAGATAG
- a CDS encoding TonB-dependent receptor, with protein sequence MKLKFIVTFLLISVIGFAQGKGTITGTLTDKDLNNEPLPFANVVIKGTTTGVTTDETGKYTIAVEAGIYTIQFSFLGYETIEEKIEVKAGETLTINKALGSGSYQLQDVVIQNTVSREKETALLLEQKKSVEIKQSIGAQEMSRKGVSTVEEGLTKITGISKVESKGLFIRGLEDRYNSLLLNGLAVPSNSPFKKIIPLDQFPTDVVGYMDVFKTFNPDIYGDFAGATIDVITSQTQESQTKLSYGVGYTTNNNGSDFLLSTDADNTKSFFGFGGQERQLPSGYGAIPNGRIENDYKSSWDVNKTTSPLNTSFGVSHSGKFYLGKEKNKLNYVFATNFDNTYQIRKGVDRTFSQGQGIYDNNLVKEEYKFQTQSSVLVGLQYKTDRMKLLYNTLYLKSTENLIQDQVGYTRTAVDNPNEFIRLNQYEQSDYLSHQFFGNYKITSDDKHSVKGGLSYTRTQYSQPDRKFITGTRISDTEINTQYGSNNLLRQFFNIDNNFHLSGNLEYNYKFGKNEDKKHKFSFGYNGFAEYMVSKFRFTFGVPNSGAAPYNVVVNEIDQAIQDDIASNFLSFTEQSSAEWKTKVAQRADALYTKLLFNFTEKLELNVGLRAENTIREYKYKSIVDPINNPYRKKNNENLYILPSVNVKYAVNDKSNLRLAASKTYTKPVLFESLDINLINADGTTERGNSDIENSENYNIDLKFEMFPTKNELFAATLFTKYIDNPIERTVQASATGSGQTITYFNNKSATLFGAEFEFIVQLSRLHKSLEGFSFGTNTSLMITEATVNKNRDGYFDTFEKRKLQGASGWLVNSDLKYEFELNSKWKNTTSLVYNVYGERIYAVGVAGNDHIYEKPFHKLDFVWGSNINKKWDIKFSIDNILNPTYKRVLGDNSEISINESSLLLESYKKGVGFSTSLSYTF encoded by the coding sequence ATGAAACTTAAATTTATTGTTACTTTTTTATTAATCAGTGTTATAGGATTTGCGCAAGGCAAAGGAACCATCACGGGTACATTAACCGATAAAGATTTAAACAACGAACCTTTACCTTTTGCTAATGTAGTGATTAAAGGAACCACTACCGGGGTAACCACAGACGAAACCGGTAAATATACTATAGCAGTTGAAGCCGGGATTTACACTATACAATTCAGCTTTTTAGGATACGAAACTATAGAAGAAAAAATTGAAGTAAAAGCCGGAGAAACCCTTACCATTAACAAAGCATTAGGTTCAGGAAGTTACCAATTGCAAGATGTGGTTATCCAAAACACGGTGAGTCGTGAAAAAGAAACTGCGTTATTACTGGAACAGAAAAAATCGGTAGAAATCAAACAAAGCATTGGTGCCCAAGAAATGTCGAGAAAAGGCGTGTCTACAGTAGAAGAAGGATTAACTAAAATAACCGGTATTTCTAAAGTAGAATCAAAAGGATTGTTTATCCGCGGATTGGAAGACCGTTACAACAGTTTACTATTGAATGGCTTAGCTGTTCCGTCAAATAGTCCATTCAAAAAAATCATTCCATTAGACCAATTCCCAACCGATGTTGTGGGTTATATGGATGTGTTCAAGACGTTCAATCCGGATATCTATGGTGATTTTGCCGGCGCAACGATTGATGTAATCACGAGTCAAACCCAAGAAAGTCAAACCAAGTTAAGTTATGGTGTTGGTTATACAACAAACAATAACGGCAGCGATTTTTTACTATCTACCGATGCGGATAATACCAAAAGCTTTTTTGGATTTGGCGGACAAGAGCGACAATTGCCTTCAGGTTACGGCGCTATTCCTAACGGAAGAATTGAAAACGACTATAAATCAAGTTGGGATGTAAACAAAACCACTTCACCTTTAAATACTAGCTTTGGAGTTAGTCATTCGGGGAAATTCTATTTAGGAAAAGAAAAAAATAAGTTGAATTATGTATTCGCTACCAATTTTGACAACACTTATCAAATCAGAAAAGGTGTTGACAGAACGTTTTCGCAAGGACAAGGAATTTACGACAATAATTTGGTTAAAGAAGAATACAAGTTTCAAACACAATCATCAGTGTTGGTTGGTTTACAGTACAAAACAGACCGTATGAAATTGTTGTACAATACATTATACCTAAAGTCAACAGAGAATTTGATTCAAGATCAAGTAGGTTACACCCGAACTGCCGTTGATAATCCAAACGAGTTTATTCGATTGAACCAATATGAGCAATCGGATTATTTATCCCATCAATTTTTTGGAAACTACAAGATTACGAGTGACGACAAGCATTCGGTAAAAGGAGGTTTATCGTATACCCGAACCCAATACAGCCAACCGGACAGAAAATTTATCACCGGAACCAGAATTAGTGATACCGAAATCAATACCCAATATGGCAGCAACAACTTATTGCGTCAGTTTTTTAACATTGACAATAACTTCCATCTTTCGGGGAATTTGGAATACAACTATAAGTTTGGTAAAAACGAAGACAAGAAACACAAATTCTCTTTCGGATATAATGGTTTTGCTGAATATATGGTTTCAAAATTCCGATTTACTTTTGGAGTACCTAATTCGGGAGCAGCACCATACAACGTAGTGGTAAATGAAATCGACCAAGCCATTCAGGATGATATCGCGAGTAACTTCCTATCATTCACAGAACAATCTTCTGCGGAATGGAAAACCAAAGTAGCCCAAAGAGCCGATGCTTTGTACACCAAATTGCTATTCAACTTCACTGAAAAATTAGAGTTGAATGTTGGACTTAGAGCCGAAAACACCATTCGTGAATACAAATACAAATCGATTGTTGACCCAATCAACAATCCGTACCGAAAGAAAAACAATGAAAACTTGTATATCTTACCTTCAGTCAATGTTAAGTATGCTGTGAATGATAAGAGCAACCTTCGTTTAGCCGCTTCAAAAACCTATACCAAACCGGTTCTTTTTGAAAGTTTAGACATCAACTTAATCAACGCTGACGGCACAACGGAAAGAGGGAATTCGGATATTGAGAACAGTGAAAATTATAATATCGACTTGAAATTTGAAATGTTTCCCACCAAAAACGAATTGTTCGCCGCGACTTTGTTTACTAAATACATCGACAATCCGATTGAAAGAACAGTTCAGGCCAGTGCTACAGGAAGTGGACAAACCATTACTTATTTCAATAACAAAAGCGCTACCCTTTTTGGTGCCGAGTTTGAATTTATTGTTCAGTTAAGCCGTTTACATAAAAGTCTTGAAGGATTTTCATTCGGAACCAATACATCATTAATGATAACGGAAGCCACCGTTAATAAAAATCGCGATGGTTATTTTGACACTTTTGAGAAAAGAAAACTGCAAGGTGCGTCAGGTTGGTTAGTGAATTCCGATTTAAAATATGAATTTGAGTTGAATTCCAAATGGAAAAACACAACCTCTCTAGTATATAATGTATATGGTGAAAGAATTTACGCTGTTGGGGTTGCCGGAAATGATCACATCTACGAAAAACCATTCCACAAATTGGATTTTGTTTGGGGAAGTAATATCAATAAAAAGTGGGATATTAAATTTTCTATAGACAATATTTTGAATCCGACTTACAAAAGAGTATTGGGTGACAATAGCGAGATCAGCATCAACGAATCTTCCCTTCTTTTGGAAAGCTATAAAAAAGGTGTCGGATTTTCAACCAGTTTATCTTATACCTTCTAA
- a CDS encoding glycosyltransferase: protein MSKNILVAPLNWGLGHATRCIPIIRELESFGFTPLIASDGIALQILQKEFPHLESLELPSYEIEYAKDGADFKWKLIKNSPKMIQAIFEEKKLVKTLVKKYELKGIISDNRLGVYSKKVPSIFITHQLNVLSGKTTWISSKLHQYFIGKFTECWIPDMKEQPNLTGKLGHLKNSDLSLKYLGPLSRLEKKDLETKYELMVILSGPEPQRTMLEEKLVDELQNFNGDVIFIKGKVESEQKTETFKNITYYNFMTSNEIETAFNESEMVLCRSGYTTVMDLAKLEKKAFFIPTPGQFEQEYLAKRFKRNGIAPYAKQDEFRIENLLEIPLYKGLPYLKEAVNWKQLFILFEGE, encoded by the coding sequence ATGTCAAAAAACATACTTGTTGCCCCTTTAAATTGGGGTTTAGGACACGCCACTCGCTGTATTCCGATTATTAGGGAATTAGAGTCGTTTGGTTTTACCCCACTCATAGCTTCGGATGGCATTGCACTTCAAATTTTGCAAAAAGAATTTCCGCATTTAGAATCATTGGAATTACCGTCTTACGAAATTGAATACGCCAAAGACGGTGCCGATTTCAAATGGAAACTGATTAAAAACAGTCCGAAAATGATTCAGGCTATTTTTGAAGAAAAAAAATTGGTCAAGACATTGGTCAAAAAATACGAGTTGAAAGGCATTATCTCCGACAATCGTTTAGGTGTTTACAGCAAAAAAGTGCCCAGCATTTTTATCACGCACCAACTGAATGTTTTGTCGGGCAAAACCACTTGGATTTCGAGCAAATTGCATCAGTATTTTATAGGCAAATTTACAGAATGTTGGATTCCTGATATGAAGGAACAACCAAACTTAACCGGGAAATTAGGGCATTTGAAAAACAGTGATTTGTCATTGAAATATTTGGGTCCGTTAAGTCGTTTGGAGAAAAAAGATTTGGAAACCAAATATGAATTAATGGTCATTCTTTCCGGTCCGGAACCTCAGCGAACGATGTTGGAAGAAAAACTAGTGGATGAACTTCAAAACTTCAACGGAGACGTGATTTTTATCAAAGGTAAAGTCGAATCGGAACAAAAAACGGAAACCTTCAAAAACATCACTTATTACAATTTTATGACCTCAAACGAAATTGAAACGGCTTTTAACGAAAGTGAAATGGTACTCTGTCGTTCTGGTTACACAACAGTAATGGATTTGGCTAAATTAGAAAAGAAAGCATTCTTTATCCCAACTCCGGGACAATTTGAGCAGGAATATTTGGCCAAAAGATTCAAAAGAAACGGGATTGCGCCTTATGCCAAACAAGACGAATTCAGAATAGAAAATTTATTGGAAATTCCGTTATATAAAGGATTACCTTACCTGAAGGAAGCCGTCAACTGGAAGCAATTATTTATACTTTTCGAGGGTGAATGA